The Allocoprobacillus halotolerans nucleotide sequence CCATGAACCATTTGGTGTTTCAATACGATATTTATATGTATCGTATTGTTTTATTTTAGGAATAAATAAAGTATATATACCTCCATCTGTATATTTTTCCATATAGTGATCTTCTCCATTCCATTTGTTGAAGTCACCAACAACCTGCACACTTCTTGCATGAGGTGCATAAACAGTGAATCTTACACCTTTTTGCCCATCCATTTCTTCAAAATGTGCACCAAAAACTCTATACATCTCTAAACAGTTTCCTTCGTGGAAAAGTTGAATCAAAAAGTTATCTAATTGTGCCATAGTAAAACCCCTTTCATATTTTTTATTATACATGAAAACGCTTAAAAAAGCACTCTTTTTATTTATACCATGTCTTCATACCATGTTTTTATTCATAACACAATAAAAAAAGAAATACTTCAACTTTAACGTTGTTATATTTCTTTAATCGCTATTTTCTTCTTTTATAAATTCGATCACATCATTTGGTGTACAATCCAATGCATGACATAATTTTTCTAAAGTAAACGTAGAAATACCTTTACCATGTTTAATATTATGAATGATTCTTGGATTAATACCATGATGATGAATCAAAGCATATGTTGTTATTGATTTTTCTTTCATTGTCTTAAATAATGGTGCATAACTAATCATCATATCACTACCTTTATTTTATTATGCCCATTTCTTAAGAATATGAATATATTGAAAAATGTAACTATACAGACTTAAATAATGATTATTATTGCATAAACAAATATCTAAATCTTTTTTAGTACCTACTATAAATAAATTTCATCAAAAGTTAAACACATCAACTTTTTATAAGTTATTTCATGACTACCACTTTTTTAATAATATTTCCAATAACCAAAAAAGTAAGCCATTTTCGCTTACTTTACAATCACTTCACTCACATCTTTTAATAAAACAGAATAAGTCCCATCTTCCTGTTTCACTTTTTCTACTTTATCCCCAGATAAATATTCTTCAATTGGCAAACTGATTTCAATATCGTCATCTAAAACAAGTTTACATTTATCCATTGATGGTAAAGATAAACTCTCAATCTGATCTTCTTCACCAATTCCCAAATCTTTCATCATGATTTCACTTTCTTCTTGTGCTTGTCCATCTCTTTCTAAAACCTTTTTCACAATTTCTAAAGGTTTTACAGGCTGATTCGTATCAATTTTTTCCTGTATTTCATGTTTCATTAAAGGTAAAGCTTTTCCATCATTCACATTATAAATATCATCCATTTTTCTAACAACTTTTTTCATCGTTGATATTTTCTGTTTATCAGTAAGTTTTTCTTCACCTTTAATCCATTGTGCATTTAAATAGAAATCAAGTTTTCCATCAATCGTATATTTCTTTTCAATTAAATATAATTTCTTTGTATCAACATTTACAATAATGGCTTCATCAACTGGTGAACCCATTGTTGGTAAGACTTGTTTTTTCGTAATACGAATATTGTTTTCATCAATGACACTCATAGGAATATAACGATAATTCAGCTTTAAAGCACCTACATATCTTTCTCCATTTTTATAACAATCAACAAATAAAACATTACTGTTAGGCATTTCTTCAATCACTGATCCTAACGCAAATAATTTATCTGTCATTTCATGAGCCTGTTTGATAAATTCTTCATTACTTTCCACCATTTTTTCACTTCTTAACATCATTTCATGTAAAGAACCTACTGTCAATTCTTTTAATGATGGAGAATTTAGTGCTTTTTCTACTTTCTTACGATAATAATCAATAGATGTTTCATTCATATCTACAAAATCAGTAGAATGATAAATCTTTCGATGTTCAAAATCTAACATATGCATTAATATTTTATTGATAACTATTGTATTCATTCTTTTCACCCGTCAAGATTATAACATATTTCTTTATCAATGACATTAAATACTTTATAATAATTCTAAGGAGGAAAACGTATGAAGATTATCATTGCCCCAAGTAAAACAATGAAATATAGTGGTATAGATATTGTTGGATCAAAACCACTTTACCCAAAAGAAACAGAATATTTACATAACCTATTAAAACAATATAACGATGAACAATTATGTGAATTCATGAAAATTTCTTATAAACAAGCTACTCAAGTCTATCGATATTTTCATGAACCACAAACTGAACACCCCGCTCTTTTCTTTTATCAGGGAACAGTTTTTAAACAATTAGATTTATCAAGCTATCATTTACATCAAACATATCTTGAAAATCATTTAAGAATACTAGATGCCTATTATGGTGTTTTATTGTATAACACAAGTATTACACCTTATCGTTTAGATATGACCATGAAACCTCAAAATATGAATCTCTATGAATATTGGTATACTCCTTTATATCAACATTTTGAACAAGAAGATTATATTATTTCTTTAGCTTCTAAAGAATTTACCAATATGTTAAGACATCCTCATATTTATTTTATTGATTTTATAATCATTGATCAGGGTAAAATCAAAAGGAATGCTGTGATTATAAAAAAAGCAAGAGGACAAATGTTAAATCAAATGATTTTACAAGAAATTGAAACATTGGATGAATTAAAGACTTTAAATATTGATGGATTTACTTATAATCCTCAATATGATCAAGAAGGTACGCTTGCTTTTGTGAAAGAGAGAACATAAAAATGTTGAAAATTAGACATGAAAAACAAGAAGATTATACAATTGTAGAAAATGTCATTAGACAAGCTTTTTATAATGTTTATATGCCTGGTTGTTATGAACATTATTTAACTCATGTGATGCGTCATCATGAAGATTTCATACCAGAATTAGATTTTGTCATGGAATTAGATGGACAAATTATTGGTAACATTATGTATACTAAAGCCAAACTTGTTGATGAAAACAATCATGAAAAAGATATTTTAACTTTTGGACCAGTTAGCATCTTACCTGCATATCAAAAACAGGGATATGGACATCAACTGATGGAATATTCTTTTCAGCAAGCCACTTTACTTGGCTACGATACGATTGTGATTTTAGGAAATCCTCGTGTCTATCTACCACTTGGTTTCCAATCATCACACAAATATAACATTTGTTTAGAAATGGAAAATTCCCTACTGCCATGCTTGTGAAAACCTTCAATTCACATTTTTATGATGGTAAAAGATGGACTTATCACGAAAGTCCAGTCATGAATATCGACATAGAAGCAGCACTGGCATATGATGATGCTTTAGAAAAACTGGAAAAGAAACATCTTTATAGTCAAGATGAATTTGAAATTCTTTGTCATTCTTTTATTGAAGTAGAAATATAAAAAAGCCATTATGAAATTTTAAAATTTCATTTGGCTTTTTATGTCTTTTTATTGATAAATGCGTACAAGATGACACCATATGTATGTACGTTTTATACATTATATTTATAAATCTTCTATTCTTCTTGATAATTTCTAAAATCAACTAACTCAATATTATTATCTTTTACCCATTGTTTCAACCAATCACTACATAAAAAGTCACATTCCATGGCTCTAATATGTGTAAAAGATGAATGCGTTAAAATATACTGATCTAGATAACCTGGATGAAAAATGGCTACGCTACAAGGATTACTTTTGATTTTTTCTAAATGCTCCTACATATATTCACTAGGATTATATAATCCCTTTTCATCCTCTTTAAAGAAAGGCAAACCATATAATTGATGTTCTTCTTCCCACTTTGGATCAAGATTTGGATTACAAAAGAAAAGATGATGTCTTTTCGCAACATTTTCTAAAGCGATAAAGAAATTTTTTGAAAACACAGCATGTCCTTCAAAATAATCTGGATTTCTTCCTGTAATTTCTTGAAATCTTTTTAATTGCGCTTCTATTTCAATTTCACATTCTTCAACACATATCGTATCTTCTTGACGTGATCTAATTTCTTTACTTGAACAAAATTCTCCATTAGGCTGAACTAATGAAGGAATAAGTGAAGAATCACTCAATGGTTTTCCAACACAAATATTTGTATGTTGCCCTAACGCAATATCATAATCTTTTACCAATTGATAACCGTAAGAAGCACTTGGCATATTGGGCATCATTCCTACACTTGTAATTAAACCATCTTTCACAGCTTTTAAAATCCCTAAACTCACTGCTTCACTAAAACCCAAATCATCTGCACGTAAAATTAATTTCATATATTCCATATTCCTTTCTTCATTTCTTCTTTTTTCTTTTTCATATCCATCTCAATTAAATCAGACATAGTTGTCCATTAAACGTGTAAAGATAAATCTAGGATAGTGTTCCCACTTTGCAATAAAAAAGTACCCAATTCAAGGGCACTTTCTACAAAGTCTGAGCCAAATTCAGAAAATGGATAGTTCCTGAACCGCAGCATTTGTTTTGCACCTGCCACAGTCGAGTTCCCATCGACTTTCAAATAATCACATCTTCATCATATTTGTAAAATGTCGCAAATGAAATAACTATCATCCACAGCAATTATAGCATATTTTTCATCTAGTTATTTATCATTCGTTTATTTCACTAAATAATGATACTGCATACCTTCACGAATATTTTTTGATGATTGTCCTAATTTTTCTAAAATTGTGTATGCAAACTCCAAAGCAGCGGCTGGACCACGTCCAGTAATCACATTTTGATCACAACAAACCAATACGTCCTGATGTATACCTGAAGGAATTTCTTTTTCAAATCCTGGATAACAAGTAAATTTTTTCCAGTCACAACACCAGCTTTTTCTAATGAAATAGGACCAGCACAGATGGCTGCAATCCATTTGTTTTGTTGATTAAATGTTTTCAAAATATTAATCACTCTTTCATCATCACGAAGTGAAGTTGCTCCTGGAAGTCCACCTGGTAATACCACAACATCAGCTTCATAAACACTTTCATCAAATACCTGATCCATTTTCACTTCAATACCATGTGAACTCTTAGCAAACATCGTATCCATTCCTACCATTTGACATGTGATATTCGCACGTCTTAAAACATCAACAACACTTAAAGCCTCTAATTCTTCAAAACCATCTTTAAATAAAACAGCAGCTTGCATATGATCTCCTCCCTTTATTTTTTTATTATTATAACATATTTTTATAAACAAATAATGAACTACACTTTTATAATGAATTATGTTATGATAATAACCATAAAAGAAGGTGAATTTATGATTGACAAAACTCAAATTGTCAAAAAGAATAAAATTATTTTTTATTTGACATATGCCATTTTATTAGCTTTTATTGTTTTTAATTATGAAACAGTCTTTGCGATGTTGAGTGATATCCTTTCTCTAGCAACACCGTTTTATATTGCGATTATTATTGCATTTATTTTAAATATACCAATGCGTAAGATTGAGCATTTTTATGGTAAAAAGATAAAAAGGAAAGGATTAAAACGTGGTTTAAGTATTGCGACTACTTTGATTTTAGCTGTTATCCTCATCATTTTATTTTCATCGTTTATTATTCCTAGACTTGGTGAAAGTATTGCTTTAATTATTACAAATATTTTTAATTATGCGAATCGTCTTGTGACAATGGTTAATGATGCTTTGGCACATTTCAAAATTAATTATGCGATTAATTATGATTCCATTCAAGAAACTTTAACAGGTCTTGATTTAAATCATTTGCTTTCTCAAAGTGGTAATATTTTAGGAAATGCTGGAATAAACTTAATTTTTCAATCTTTTGGTATTTTTAGTGTTTTTATTAATACAATTACTTCCTTTATTATGGCTATTTACTTATTGGCTAATAAGGAAACACATTTAAGACAATTAAAGAAAGTTGTCACTTTCTTATTTGGATATTATCGTTCTTTAGTCATCTTTGATATCGGTGCTGAAGCAAACCATTATTTCAATGGCTTTGTTTCTGGACAATTATTAGAAAGTTGTATTTTAATGTTCTTGATGTATGTAGGCTTTAGATTGACTGGCTTACCTTTCCCAGAATTGATTGCTTTCATTATTGGTATTGCTAGTTTAATTCCAATGTTTGGTGGTTATTTTGGTTTTGCAGTTGGCTTTATTCTTGTTTTAGCTGTTAATTCTGCACAAGCTATTGTCTTTACTATCTGTTTTGTATTTATCCAACAATTTGAAGCCAATCTGATTTATCCTCGTGTCGTAGGTGGTGCTGTTGGTATTTCTGGTTTATATGTTTTACTTTCATTAGTTATTTTTGGAAATCTCTTTGGTTTCTTTGGATTATTGATAGCTGTGCCAAGTATGGCATTGATTTATGCAGTAGGCAGCCGTGTTGTTAATATTTCTTTATATCGTAATCATATTGAAATTACGGATAAAACAATTAAAAAATTTGATAAATAAAAACGGACGCAAAGTCCGTTTTTATTTCATCCAAGATTCTATGATTTTTCTAACTGAACGATTCATTTCCTGACGAAAATCAGAATAAAATTTCCTTTTTGCAAAAGCTTGAATATAATTTTCTATCTGTTCTTCATTTTTTCCAGTATGATTCATAAACATTTGCTTTGTTTCATCCATTGTACGATGATGATAAGTATTCACACTGACAATATCTTCTAAAGCAAATCGTTTTGGCTTTTGACGTTCTTGTTGTTGTGTTGTTGGTTTACCAAAAACAACAAGTGTCGCAGGAATAGCATACTTTGGTAAATCAAAAAGTTTTTGATGAATCTCAAAGTTTTCTAAAATATCCCCAATATAACAAGAACCTATGCCTAGTGACCAAGCAGCTGTCACAGCGTTTTGTGCTGCAATCATGCTGTCTTCCAATGCTAATATCAAATCAGATTCTTCTAGTTTTGGCACATCATCATAATAATGTTCATACATATCATACCATTTTTGGTAATCAGCTAAAAAAGGAGTACCAATGGTGCCTGACTGATAAAAGGTTGATGATCACAAGTGATGGCGAGTTGATCTTTGATTGCCTGATCTTGAATTTCAATAACAGAATAAAGTGCCATATTGCCAGCTGTTGGTGCTTGCATAGCGGCTTTTAATATCATTTCTTTTTCTTCTAAAGTGATTTTATCTTCACGATAAGCACGAACAGATTTTCTTTCAAAAAGTTCTTTAATAACTTGATTCATTTTTTTGACTCCTCCTATGATTTGATTATATCATAATCATGGATTATTTGCATAATTCCATGTATAATAATAAAGAAAGTGAGGGAAGACTAATGAATATAGAAGAAAGATTTTTAAAATATATCAGCTTTGATACACAATCTGATCCACAATCTTCTTCAACACCTTCTTCAATGAAACAACTTGAATTAGGTAAGTATCTTGTTGAAGAAATGAAAAAGATTGGTATTGAAAATGCTCGTTTAGATCAAAGTGGTATTGTCTATGGAAC carries:
- a CDS encoding helix-turn-helix domain-containing protein translates to MISYAPLFKTMKEKSITTYALIHHHGINPRIIHNIKHGKGISTFTLEKLCHALDCTPNDVIEFIKEENSD
- a CDS encoding nucleoid-associated protein; amino-acid sequence: MNTIVINKILMHMLDFEHRKIYHSTDFVDMNETSIDYYRKKVEKALNSPSLKELTVGSLHEMMLRSEKMVESNEEFIKQAHEMTDKLFALGSVIEEMPNSNVLFVDCYKNGERYVGALKLNYRYIPMSVIDENNIRITKKQVLPTMGSPVDEAIIVNVDTKKLYLIEKKYTIDGKLDFYLNAQWIKGEEKLTDKQKISTMKKVVRKMDDIYNVNDGKALPLMKHEIQEKIDTNQPVKPLEIVKKVLERDGQAQEESEIMMKDLGIGEEDQIESLSLPSMDKCKLVLDDDIEISLPIEEYLSGDKVEKVKQEDGTYSVLLKDVSEVIVK
- a CDS encoding YaaA family protein, whose translation is MKIIIAPSKTMKYSGIDIVGSKPLYPKETEYLHNLLKQYNDEQLCEFMKISYKQATQVYRYFHEPQTEHPALFFYQGTVFKQLDLSSYHLHQTYLENHLRILDAYYGVLLYNTSITPYRLDMTMKPQNMNLYEYWYTPLYQHFEQEDYIISLASKEFTNMLRHPHIYFIDFIIIDQGKIKRNAVIIKKARGQMLNQMILQEIETLDELKTLNIDGFTYNPQYDQEGTLAFVKERT
- a CDS encoding GNAT family N-acetyltransferase; the protein is MLKIRHEKQEDYTIVENVIRQAFYNVYMPGCYEHYLTHVMRHHEDFIPELDFVMELDGQIIGNIMYTKAKLVDENNHEKDILTFGPVSILPAYQKQGYGHQLMEYSFQQATLLGYDTIVILGNPRVYLPLGFQSSHKYNICLEMENSLLPCL
- a CDS encoding ChbG/HpnK family deacetylase, coding for MEYMKLILRADDLGFSEAVSLGILKAVKDGLITSVGMMPNMPSASYGYQLVKDYDIALGQHTNICVGKPLSDSSLIPSLVQPNGEFCSSKEIRSRQEDTICVEECEIEIEAQLKRFQEITGRNPDYFEGHAVFSKNFFIALENVAKRHHLFFCNPNLDPKWEEEHQLYGLPFFKEDEKGLYNPSEYM
- a CDS encoding DJ-1/PfpI family protein, yielding MQAAVLFKDGFEELEALSVVDVLRRANITCQMVGMDTMFAKSSHGIEVKMDQVFDESVYEADVVVLPGGLPGATSLRDDERVINILKTFNQQNKWIAAICAGPISLEKAGVVTGKNLLVIQDLKKKFLQVYIRTYWFVVIKM
- a CDS encoding AI-2E family transporter, which produces MIDKTQIVKKNKIIFYLTYAILLAFIVFNYETVFAMLSDILSLATPFYIAIIIAFILNIPMRKIEHFYGKKIKRKGLKRGLSIATTLILAVILIILFSSFIIPRLGESIALIITNIFNYANRLVTMVNDALAHFKINYAINYDSIQETLTGLDLNHLLSQSGNILGNAGINLIFQSFGIFSVFINTITSFIMAIYLLANKETHLRQLKKVVTFLFGYYRSLVIFDIGAEANHYFNGFVSGQLLESCILMFLMYVGFRLTGLPFPELIAFIIGIASLIPMFGGYFGFAVGFILVLAVNSAQAIVFTICFVFIQQFEANLIYPRVVGGAVGISGLYVLLSLVIFGNLFGFFGLLIAVPSMALIYAVGSRVVNISLYRNHIEITDKTIKKFDK
- a CDS encoding nitroreductase family protein → MYEHYYDDVPKLEESDLILALEDSMIAAQNAVTAAWSLGIGSCYIGDILENFEIHQKLFDLPKYAIPATLVVFGKPTTQQQERQKPKRFALEDIVSVNTYHHRTMDETKQMFMNHTGKNEEQIENYIQAFAKRKFYSDFRQEMNRSVRKIIESWMK
- a CDS encoding nitroreductase family protein; amino-acid sequence: MNQVIKELFERKSVRAYREDKITLEEKEMILKAAMQAPTAGNMALYSVIEIQDQAIKDQLAITCDHQPFISQAPLVLLF